taaccagaggcgttataagggtgctcggctggatgtgttccggagcatgagaaatatgagacctgcctgggtagcatcccgaggtcaaagtaaacttggctgggttacgccctcagtccaagtcagtgggagacagagatccgtcggtggctaaaaggtccgggatcacagcgagtaacagaatagaGTGTAACAACTGCGCgcaaatcaaatatatatatatatatatatgaaatgttttatcatgcatagaagttatttctctttaaaaccttctatgtcatgacagtaagattggataaactgctcttatagatggtgaaatgttttaaaagttgaagcccactaagtacattagtacttagcccaaaaatactttcaaatattttcaggttaatgacaggtgatgacggggcagagctgaggctagagttcaactccttatttcgATTTCTGCtgcagaactagccagtatctgtcttttgttccttaacttaagacctattatgttgtaactctaaacaatatcttttgttgagcctagacttTTGACTCACAAGTTTTTCGATCAGTGAAtattggttatctgaagcatgacactaaacttgtgatcctgaagttgttatgtttgttgattgattcgtgTCGCTTGAATacttgtctttcttcatccaaaagggctaagcccgattatgatcccttttattcggatttcgcAAGGAttctcccttgttcatttagatgattagtcgtTCCCCgattatagttattgttttaagtaattggggtgtgacatggCGTCACTTGCAGCTTGCGCCACCATAGAGTAGCTGCCTTGAATCTCTCCAACATGGCTCTCTCCGGCACCATTCCACCGCAGCTCGGACACCTCTCCTTCCTCGTCTCCCTCGACCTCTCCTACAACCTTTTCTATGGAGATTTGCCACACCAACTGTCTCTCATTCGCCGTTTGAAGTTCATATCTTTTGAACTCAACAACTTCACCGGAGAAATCCCTCCGATGTTGGGTCAGTTACCAAAATTAGAGTACTTGTCTTTAAGCAACAACAGCTTCATAGGTTCCATCCCAAAATCGCTCTCAAACCTCACAAACCTACAATTTCTTGACTTATCTTCCAATTctctaagtggagaaattccaaaaGAGTTTGGGAGACTTCAAAGTCTACAAACTCTATCTGTTCGATTCAATCATCTATCCGGTGCTATACCATCAGCCATATTCAACATCTCGACCCTTGTAGTTATAGCATTGAGAGACAATGAACTGAGTGGAAATCTTCCAACAGACATGTGCCGTAATCTTCCATTTCTTACTGAGCTTGGTCTTTCTTTCAATCTGCTGAGTGGCGTGATTCCCACAAATCTATCCCAGTGTTCACGGCTTGAGGCGTTGAGCCTCTCTTACAACTCTTTTAGTGGGGAGATACCTTCAGAGATTGGCTACTTAACATCTCTTCAGTTTTTAGCTCTTGATGGTAACAATTTGAATGGTATGGTTCAAGTTCTTATCACATAAATTTGTGTAAATGAGATTTTATTAGTTTCATGACACTTTTTTTGCCAGGAATACTACCACATGAGATTGGCCATCTTCAAAGTCTGGTTACTTTTGGTGCTGAACATAATGAGATTGTGGGCTCAattgatttcaatattttcacgAATATGTCTTCTGTGCAAAACATATATCTAGGGCGCAACAAATTCACGGGGAACCTTTCAAAGGATGTTGGGAATATTACCATGCTAACAAATTTATACCTCTCGGAAAACCATTTTACAGGTACAACAGAGTAATTTTCATGTAAATATATTGTCTGTTTAGCTACAATGTGTTTTTAGCTACAGTTTAGAAATCTCATGTTTTGCAGGGCTTATTCCCACTGAATTTGGCCAACTTTACCATTTGGAGACATTCGTACTACACTTGAACAGCTTCACTGGTTCGATTCCACATGagctctttaacatttcaactctTCGGATTCTTTCACTTGCAGGCAATGCTCTGTTGGGGGTTCTTCCAACCCATTTATGCCATGTCTCTCCCTTTCTTGAAGGATTGTATCTTGGCGTAAATTCTATCACCGGAGCAATACCCAACTCCATCTCTAACTGTTCTCGACTCACAATTCTCTCACTTCCTGAAAACAAATTCAATGGTTATATACCTACTCATCTCGGCAACCTAGGACTTCTTCAAAGTCTTTCTCTGGCCAGAAACAATCTTACCCAGGCACCATATTCTTCCTTCATTACTTCATTGACAAATTGCAGATCTCTAACTAGTTTGTCAATTGATGATAATCCTCTAAATGGTGTCATTCCAGCTTCTGTCGGGAACTTATCTTCCTCGCTTTCAACAATCTATGCCGAGAACTGCAAATTCAAGGGCAGCATTCCTGTTGAAATTGGCAATCTAAGCAATATGATGGTACTGGATTTATCTGAGAATGAGTTATCTGGTAATATTCCACTAACTATAAGCCATTTGCATGAACTTCAAGGATTAAATCTGTCTCATAACAAGTTGGGAGGCTCAATACCACATGCTATATGTGATCTATTCAGCCTCAATACTTTAGTTATGAGCAAGAATCAATTTTCAGGCCCAATTCCTAAATGTCTGGGAAATGTCTCTTCTTTAAGAAATCTTCATCTAGGCTCCAACATTTTGAATTCTAGCATACCATCAAGCTTATGGGGCCTAAAAGATTTGATCATTCTAGACTTATCCTCAAATTCATTAAATGGGTCACTACCTCTAGAGATGAGTAACTTAGGAGCAGCTATCTATATAAATGTAGCAATGAATCAGTTGTCAGGGTCAATTCCGAGGAATATCGGAAAGTTGCAGAATTTGGTTTACCTGTCTTTGGCATATAATAGACTAGAAGGTTCTATTGCTGTGTCTATGGGAAGCATGATCAGTTTGGTAAATCTCGACTTGTCGTACAACAACCTCTCTGGTTCAATTCCAAATTTACCACATTTATATTCATTAAAACTCTCTTCcgacaaattaaatggtgagcttccattctccatctGCAACTCGACATCCCTTGGTATTCTTCTActctcaaataacagtttggaaGGGTCAATTCTGCAATGCTTTCGAAACTTGAGCAAATCTTTGGtcatatttcatttaaattcaaatcactttagtggccccattccatcaatatttatgaGAGGGTGTATTCTTGAGTCCATCAATTTGAGtggtaataaattgcaaggaaattTGCCTAAATCCTTAATCAATTGCAAAAGTCTTAAGGGCCTTGATGTTGGAAATAATAGAATACAAGACAAATTTCCATTTTGGATGGAAGCTCTTCCTCAGCTTCGAGTGCTCGTCTTGAAGTCTAACAAGTTTGATGGTAACATGTCGCTGCCTTCAGGAAGCAACCTTCCATTTCCTAAGTTGCAAGTTTTAGATATATCAGAGAACGAATTTGTGGGGTCTCTACCTCAAAAATATTTCAAGAATTTCAGAGCAATGATAGATGTGaaagaaaatcaaacaaatCCAACACcaagtgatgatgatgatcgCGCACTTCTATATTATTTGGAGATGGGAAAAACAAATCTAACACCAAGTGGTTGATCGCACCTTTCTATATTATTTGGAGATGAGAATCACCTTGAAAGGTGTGAATCAATTATTGAAGAGACTGTTGAAAACCTTTACAACCATTGACTTTTCCTCCAATAAATTCTCTGGGAGTATTCCAGTAATCTGAATTCTCTGAGATACTTGAATTTGTCCCATAATAATCTCATGGGACACATACCTGCATCTCTTGGAAATATAAGTGTGCTTGAATCATTGGACTTGTCATCGAACAAATTGGATGGAGGAATTCCAAGTGAATTGACGAGGTTGACATTTCTCGAGAAATTAAACCTTTCAATGAATGATCTCGTGGGGCAAATACCACAATCTAATCAGTTTTCCACATTTGAGAATGATTCATTCATCGGAAACTTGAGATTGTGTGGAGTTCCGTTGACGAGAAAATGCAATGAGGAGAATGGGCAACAGATGCagccagaagaagaagaagatgatcgAGTATGGATTTATAGATGGATTTGGTTGGAGAAGTGTGGTGATGGGATATGGAAATGGACTCAtagttggaattggaattggttGTTGCATTATTCGATTTGGAAGGCCAAGATGGTTGGTGGAATTCTTTTTTGGCGTTGGATATACATacaagaagaacaagaagaagaagaagaagaagacaaggaAGAGAGCTACTCCAACACAGAGGAGAAGTTGATTCAAGACAAACATTATCAACTTTTCTTTTGTGGACTTCAGATTGTTTTTTTATACTCGTGAGTTTTTGATTTAGAGtttataaaatgtttatgttaaATCTTTGTATTTACGAAAATACACTCATCTAAAATTCAACACCTAACATGTATTTAAATCCCCAAAAGTCATCACACGAAGAAAACGACAGTGATTTTGCTGATTTTCTTacatttttcttcattcttcGTTGTGGGTTTTCTTTGAAAAGTGAATGTGATTGTGATGGAGTCCCGGTATGATAAAAGCAGTTATTTTCTTGTGGGCTTTTTGATGAACATTTGGCGGACTTCTTTTCGCCATTCTTTAGGGAATCTTAATTCCCTTAGATACTTGAATCTGTTTCATCAAACAGATTGGGAGGCTTCAAAGTCTACAAACTCTATCTGTTCAATTCAATCATCTATCCGGTGCTATACCATCAGCCATATTCAACATCTCGACTCTTGTAGTTATAGCATTATCATTCAATGAATTGAGGGGAAGTCTTCCAGCAGACATGTGCTGTAATCTTCCATTTCTTACTCGGACTTATCTTTCTTTCAATTAGCTGAGTGGTGTCGGGAATATTACCATGCTAGCAAATTTATACCTCCATGAAAACCATTTTACAGGTACGACAGAATAATTTTCATGTAAATTGGTCTGTTTAGTACTACACTTGGACAGCTTAAGTGGTCCGATTCCACATGAGCTCCATAACATTTCAACTCTTCGGATTCTTGGACTTGTCAGCAATGCTCTGTCAGGGGTTCTTCCAACCCATTTATGCCATGGTTCTCCCTTAAACAACTTTATCTTGGCGTAAATTCTATCATCGGAGCAATACCCAACTCTATCTCTAACTATTCTCAACTCACAATTCTCTCACTTCCTGAAAACAAATTGATTTGCTTATAGCGTCACCCACTGAAGATGCTCTACataaattaatttgttttaCGTAAAATTGATGTGAGATTCCTAATAGAATGACAAAAATTGATGTGAGATTCAGGttgtatcattttatttagatttttaatttgtgaagtctaataaaaaaattgatgtatAATTTAGAATGTGGCTAGAAGAttaattacaaatatattattcaatatagatttttaatttgtaaatctttatgaaaaaattatttggGATTCAATATTTGCTTAATAAAAATTGCATAAAATATATACGTTTGTTTAGATTAGAACTGAAAAAGTGtcataaaaatcaatatgaGATTTAAATtgcatcattttatttttacaaatccgTTTTTATATAGAATTTACAATtgctaaaatttaataaaaaagtgTCATACAAATcaatatgagattcaaattgcatcattttctttttataaatacagtatgtttttatataaattttacatttgcTAAAATATCATAAAGCTAAATGttgaattatatatttattaaaatgtaaataacataagaaaaattaaatttattaatttattattttaatatatggaCTCATATTATTGAATAAGTTTAATTATTGGTCAAAgtatattagataaattaaattatttttaataaaaaaaatataactatttatttgcccaactaaaagttaattgaccaaattaaattgatggtgCAAATATATGGAGGATGAGATATTACACAAGCATTTATATGGTTTTTAGTCAAGATGAAGGAGAATAGAGACACAGAGGACGAGACTCAATTAACTTCTCAAAATTTTgatgtgtgtgaacagtgagatcccgggttcaaaccccaactcccccaagtcaaaaaaaatttTCGATGCTACACAGATTTCGTAAACATATATTATCAAGCA
The genomic region above belongs to Salvia miltiorrhiza cultivar Shanhuang (shh) chromosome 5, IMPLAD_Smil_shh, whole genome shotgun sequence and contains:
- the LOC131025802 gene encoding receptor-like protein 36, with translation MALSGTIPPQLGHLSFLVSLDLSYNLFYGDLPHQLSLIRRLKFISFELNNFTGEIPPMLGQLPKLEYLSLSNNSFIGSIPKSLSNLTNLQFLDLSSNSLSGEIPKEFGRLQSLQTLSVRFNHLSGAIPSAIFNISTLVVIALRDNELSGNLPTDMCRNLPFLTELGLSFNLLSGVIPTNLSQCSRLEALSLSYNSFSGEIPSEIGYLTSLQFLALDGNNLNGILPHEIGHLQSLVTFGAEHNEIVGSIDFNIFTNMSSVQNIYLGRNKFTGNLSKDVGNITMLTNLYLSENHFTGLIPTEFGQLYHLETFVLHLNSFTGSIPHELFNISTLRILSLAGNALLGVLPTHLCHVSPFLEGLYLGVNSITGAIPNSISNCSRLTILSLPENKFNGYIPTHLGNLGLLQSLSLARNNLTQAPYSSFITSLTNCRSLTSLSIDDNPLNGVIPASVGNLSSSLSTIYAENCKFKGSIPVEIGNLSNMMVLDLSENELSGNIPLTISHLHELQGLNLSHNKLGGSIPHAICDLFSLNTLVMSKNQFSGPIPKCLGNVSSLRNLHLGSNILNSSIPSSLWGLKDLIILDLSSNSLNGSLPLEMSNLGAAIYINVAMNQLSGSIPRNIGKLQNLVYLSLAYNRLEGSIAVSMGSMISLVNLDLSYNNLSGSIPNLPHLYSLKLSSDKLNGELPFSICNSTSLGILLLSNNSLEGSILQCFRNLSKSLVIFHLNSNHFSGPIPSIFMRGCILESINLSGNKLQGNLPKSLINCKSLKGLDVGNNRIQDKFPFWMEALPQLRVLVLKSNKFDGNMSLPSGSNLPFPKLQVLDISENEFVGSLPQKYFKNFRAMIDVKENQTNPTPSDDDDRALLYYLEMGKTNLTPSG